The genomic region ACAATCAAAGATTACAATCGCGGCTTCCTACTTCTACCGCCGAAGGCTCCAGAAAACAAGTTTTCTATGGGTCTGACTCGGCGTCCGTCGGCCCAACCCCGTCTTCCCCAGAGTTGTTACGTTTTTAGACCCTTGGTTTTCGCCGCTAGATAAAACTTACCCAAACTTACCCATCAAGTCTGAAAGCTTGATGAACAATACGTTTGAGTCGATTTTACTTCCTGCTTCTACCAAGGGAGTCGGTGAGTCAGTGCGGTCTTGGGGTCTCCCCAAGTAGAGCAACTGACGAACCCGTAGGGCTCGCTCTTGTCCACAGGCGTTAATTTGACCGTAGCTCGACCTATTTTTTCCAGATTTTTGGCTGCGTTTAAATCTCTGTCTATTTTGAGATGACAATGGTCGCAACCAAACAGTCTTTCTGATAAGAGTAATGAGTCTTTAATGCTTCCACAATTAGAACAGATTTTACTAGATGGATAAAATCTGTCTACGATTATTAGTTGTGACCCATATATTTGGCTCTTATATTCCATCTGCCGTCGGAATTCATAAAACCCCATATCGGCGATAGATTTAGCTAGTTTATGATTGGCCATCATGCCCGATCCGTTTAAGTCTTCTATCACATTAACGGCGTGGTTCTTGCATAATTGTGAGGTCAACTTATGTAACGTATCTTTTCTGAGATTAGCGATTTTCCGATGGAGTTTTTGGACTTGAAGCTGGGACTTTTTTCGATTGGCAGAGCCGAGACTTTTTCGGCTAACTTGTCTTTGGAGTCTAGCTAGTTTATTTGAATGCTTTTTATATGCTTTTATTCCTTCTATACTTACTCCCGTTGATAAGGTGGCAAGCGCTTTTATCCCCAA from Oxynema aestuarii AP17 harbors:
- a CDS encoding RNA-guided endonuclease InsQ/TnpB family protein gives rise to the protein MLLGLKTQLKVNLTQRQKLARHAGVARHAYNWGHGLWLGILSHNAGCRPDEKIKFPTAIDLHKWLNKLVKPENLWYYEVSKCAPQYALRHLAQAWQDCFKKKKSRPKFKKKGRQDSFTLDGTIKILSENKIQVPVIGILKTYERLSGNYQPKNVTISREADRWFISFKIDVNVTPTEKKTDVVGIDLGIKALATLSTGVSIEGIKAYKKHSNKLARLQRQVSRKSLGSANRKKSQLQVQKLHRKIANLRKDTLHKLTSQLCKNHAVNVIEDLNGSGMMANHKLAKSIADMGFYEFRRQMEYKSQIYGSQLIIVDRFYPSSKICSNCGSIKDSLLLSERLFGCDHCHLKIDRDLNAAKNLEKIGRATVKLTPVDKSEPYGFVSCSTWGDPKTALTHRLPW